CCGAGAGGTCAAGGACAACGAGTACCGCGTCGCGCTGACCCCGGCCGGTGCGCACGAGTTCACGGCACGCGGCCACGAGGTGCTGGTGGAACGGGGAGCGGGGACGGGGTCGTCGATCCCGGACGAGCAGTTCGCGCGCGCGGGGGCCGTCATCGTCGACTCGGCGGAGGAGGTGTGGCGCGACGGCGAGCTGATCTTGAAGGTCAAGGAGCCGATCTCGTCGGAGTACTCCCTGATGCGTGAGGGCCAGGTGCTGTTCACCTACCTGCATCTGGCCGCGTCACGCAAGCTCACCATGGCGATGCTGGAGTCCGGCGTCACCGGGATCGCGTACGAGACCGTGCAGACGGCCACCGGCGCGCTTCCCCTGCTGGCCCCCATGTCGGAGGTCGCGGGCCGGATCGCGCCGCAGGTCGGCGCGTATCACCTGATGCGGCAGGGTGGCGGCAGAGGGGTGCTGATGGGTGGGGTGGCGGGGGTGTACCCGGCGAAGGTCGTGGTGCTCGGAGCCGGGGTGTCCGGCATGAACGCCGCCGTGGTCGCGCTCGGCATGCAGGCCGAGGTGCTGATCCTGGACAAGAACATCGACCGGCTGCGGCAGGCCGACACGATCTACCGGGGCCATCTGCGGACGGTGGCGTCCAACGCCTACGAGATCGAGCGCGCGGTGCTCGGCGCCGACCTGGTGATCGGCGCGGTGCTGGTGCCCGGCGCCAAGGCGCCGAAGCTGATCTCCAACGAGCTGGTGTCCCGCATGAAGCCGGGCTCGGTGCTCGTGGACATCTCGATCGACCAGGGTGGCGCGTTCGAGGACTCCCGGCCGACGACGCACGCGCACCCGACGTACAAGGTGCACGGCTCGGTGTTCTACTGCGTGGCGAACATGCCGGGGGCCGTGCCGCACACCTCGACGTACGCGCTGACCAACGTCACGCTGCCGTACGCCACGGCCATCGCCGACAAGGGGTGGCGCGCGGCGCTGGCCGACGATCCGGCGCTGGCCCACGGGCTGAACGTGCACGCGGGCCGGCTCACCAACCACCCCGTGGGCCAGGCGCACGGCGTCGAGGCGGTCGATCCGGAGGAACTGCTGCGCTGAGCCGCCGCGTCAGGGACGGCTCAGCGCGACTCGGCGCGGCTCAGGACGACGGGGTGGCGCTCGGCGCGGCGGTGTCGGACGGCATGGTGGGGTCCGGGGCCGGAGCGGTGCCGCTGGCGCTCGGCTCGGGGGTGGCGGCCTTGTCCGGCAGCGGGTTCTGCGCGGCCGGCAGGTCGGTGCTGCCCGAGCCGCCACAGGTGGCGCCGTACTCCGGTGTGGTGGACGGGTTCTGCTTGTACTTGCTGATGTACTTCGGCAGGCGCGGGTCGTCGGCGCTGTTGAGCTTCAGCTGGTGGTTCCACGAGCTGACCACGACCGGCGCGGACAGGCCGGGGTAGGGGCTGAGCACCATGTAGTCGGTGGTGACGAGGGCCTTGAGCTTGTCCACCTGGGGCTTCGGCAGGTCGGGCCGGTAGGTGATCCACACCGCGCCGTGCTCCATGGAGTGGACGGCGTTCTCGTTGTTGACCGGCTCGTCGTAGACCTTGCAGAGCTGCCAGGTGGGGTTGTGCTCACCGCCGACCGGGGGGTTCTCCTTGTAGGTCACCTTGGCGGACGTGTGACCGGCACCCTTGTAGCTGTAGGTGGTCACGCCGTCCAGGGACGACTTGGCCCGCTCGTTGATCACGTAGTACCCGACGACACCGACCAGCACCGCGATGATGAGGCCGCCCGTACCCCACATGAGCAGTGCCGCGCGCCGCTCCTTGCGCTTCTGCGCGGCGCGCACCTTGGCGAGCTGCTCCCGCCGAGCCTGCGTCCTCTCCTTGGCCATACTGGTCCTCCACCGCCCGCGTCACGTTTGCGTTTTCTGTCAAGCCGCCTGGCTTACGTGGAGGATAGTGGGTAAGTAATAAGGTTTGCGTCTATCGCCCTTGTCATCCCTGCCTCAGGACTCACTCAGCCATGAATCTTTCACGTACCCGCCAGATTCTGGTCGTGCTCGTGGCGTGCGCGCTGACCGCGGTGGTGACCGTGTTCGTCACCCGCGCGGCGGGCCCGCCGGGGGACGACTCGCCGGAGGCGGGCTTCGCGCGCGACATGGCGGTGCACCACGCGCAGGCCGCCGAGATGGGGTTCTCGCTGCGGGACAACAGCGACGACCAGCCGATCAGGAACCTGGCGTACGACATCATCACCACGCAGACGGCGCAGCGCGGCATGTTCGGCGGGTGGTTGCAGCAGTGGGGCCTGAACCAGGCCAGTGACCGCCCCCCGATGGCGTGGATGGCCGGCCACGGCGGACACGGCGCGGCGGCGTCGCCGTCCCCCGGCGGGGTGCCGCGGATGCCGGGGATGGCGAGCGACGAGGAGATGGAGCGCCTGAAGGCCACCAAGGGCAAGGACGGCGAGATTCTTTTCCTGCAGCTGATGATCCGCCACCACGAAGGCGGGGTGGACATGGCCAAGGCGCTGCTGAAGCTGTCGAACCGGCCCGAGGTCCGCACCATGGCGCAGCACATCGTGGACACGCAGGACAGCGAGATCCAGCTCATGACCGAGATGCTCACGGCGCGCGGCGCCAAGCCGTACCCGTCGATCCTGACGGAGTAGGCGGCGCTCAGCCGGTGGCCATCTCCTCGGTGATCGCGGCGGCGAAGGCCTCGATGTCGCTCTCGGTGGTGTCGAAGGACGTCATCCAGCGGACCTCGCCGGTGGCCTCGTCCCAGGTGTAGAACCGGAACCGCTTGCGTACCCGGTCGGCGACGGCGCGCGGCAGCATGGCGAACACCGCGTTGGCCTGCACGGGACGGGTCACGGTGACGCCGGGGATGGCGCGCACGGTCTCGGCGAGCAGGGCCGCCATGGCGTTGGCCCGGCGCGCGTTGCGCAGCCACAGGTCCCCGGCGAGCAGCGCCTCGAACTGCGCCGACACGAAGCGCATCTTGGAGGCGAGCTGCATGGAGCTCTTGCGCAGGTAGATCATGCCGCGCGCGGCGTCGCGGTTGAGCACGACGACGGCCTCGCCGAACATCAGGCCGCTCTTGGTGCCGCCGAACGACAGCACGTCCACGCCGGCGTCGGTGGTGAGGGCCCGCAGCGGCACGTCGAGCGCCGCGGCGGCGTTGGCGAGGCGCGAGCCGTCGAGGTGGACGACCATGCCGAGGCCGTGCGCGTGCGCGGTGACCGCGGCGATCTCCTCGGGGGTGTACAGCGAGCCGAGCTCGGTGCTCTGCGAGATCGACACGACCCTCGGCTGCGCGCGGTGCTCGTCGCCGAAGCCCCAGGCCTCCTGGTCGATCAGCTCGGGGGTGAGCTTGCCGTCCGGGGTGGTCACCATGCGCAGCTTGATGCCGCCGGACTGCTCGGGTGCGCCGCCTTCGTCGGTGTTGAGGTGGGAGGAGTAGGCGCAGACCACGGCCTCCCAGGGGGAGGTCATGGCGCGCAGCGCGACGACGTTGGCGCCGGTGCCGTTGAACACCGGCCACACCTCGGCGTCGTCGCCGAAGTGGCGGCGGAAGACGTCGCCGAGGGCCTCGGTGTAGACGTCCTCGCCGTACGCGGGCTGGTGACCGCCGTTGGCGAGGGCCACGGCCTCGAGGATCTCGGGGTGGGCCCCGGCGTAGTTGTCGCTGGCGAACCAGCGCACCCGCGGGTCGTGCCGTCGTCGCGCGTCGGTCATGTGGTGAGGTCCAATCGTTCGCCGTTGACCTCGCTCGCCGGCCGGTCCCACAGGCTCGCGACGGCGTCGCCGAGCGCGGTCACGTCGGTGTAGCCGGGGAAGGTCTTCTCCGGGCTCGCGGCGCGCATGGCGTCGTTGACCAGGGCCTTCACCACGAGGATGGTGGCGGCGGAGCCGGTGTCGCGCAGGGAGTCGGCCAGGGCCAGGGTCCACGCCTCGGCGGCGGCCTTGGCGGCGGCGTACACGGCGCCACCCTGGGTCGGCCTGCGCGCGGCGGTGGCGGACACGATGGCGAACCGGCCGTCGCCGCCGGCGCGCAGCAGCGGCTCGAAGGCCAGGGTGACGTGCTGCAGGGTGCGGATGAGCTGGGTGTGCAGCGCGTCCCAGTCGGCGAGGTCGGTCTCGGCGAAGGTCTTGGAGCCGCGCCAGCCCCCCACCAGGTGCACCACGCCGTCCACGTGGCCGTGCTCGCGCTCGACGCGGCCGGCGAGGTCGCGCACGGCGGCGAAGTCGGTCAGGTCGACCGCCTCGACGCCGTCGGCGGCGTGCCGGCCGACGCCGATCACGATGTCGCCGCGCGCCGCGAGACGGCCGGTGACGGCCTGGCCGGTGGGGCCGCCGGCCCCGGCGACGACGACGACACGCGGCCGGTTCTCGGAAGGCACGGAGCTCATGGACGGATTCCCTTCGTCGCCTCGATCACGGCGGCCAGCTTACGGCGCAGGGCCTCGTAGAACATGCTCAGCGGGAACTCGTCGGGAAGCACGGCGTCCACCACGGCCTTGGGGAAGCCGTCCACCGGCAGCGCCTCGACGCCGCGGGCCCACACCGACGCCGGGTGCGGCGCGACGTACGCGGCGACCAGGCGGTGCGCGGCCAGCCAGTGGGCCAGTTTGGAGCGGTCGATGCCGTCGCGGTACAGCTTCTCGACCTCGCCGCGCAGGTCGGCCACGCAGGGGGCCACGCGGTCCCAGTCGACGCTGAGGCGGTTGTCGGTCCAGCGCACCACGTCGTTCCTGTGCAGGTAGGCGAACAGGAGCTGGCCACCGAGGCCGTCGTAGTTGCGCACCCGCTCGCCGGTGATCGGGAAGCGGAACAGCCGGTCGAACAGGATGGCGTACTGCACGTAGCGGGCCTGCGGCACGCCTTCGGCCTCCAGCCTCACCGCCTCGCCGAAGGCGGTGAGGTCGCAGCGCAGCTCCTCCAGGGAGTACAGCCAGTACGGCATGCGCTGCTTGATCATGAAGGGGTCGAACGGCAGGTCGCCGTGGCTGTGGGTGCGGTCGTGCACGAGGTCCCACAGCACGAAGGTGTCCTGCGCGAGGTCCTGGCTGTCGAGCAGGCGCGCGGCGTCCGGCGGCAGCGCCAGCTTGAGCGTCTCGGCGGCGGCGCGGCTCACGCTGCGGAACCGCGCGGCCTCGCGGTCGCAGAAGATCGCACCCCAGGTGAAGCGCGGCGGGGTCTCCCGCACGGCGACGGTCTCGGGGAACAGCACGGCCGAGTTGGTGTCGTACCCGGCGGTGAAGCCGGAGAAGGCGATCGGCACGAACATCGGGTTGTCGTAGCGGTCCCGTTCCAGCGCGGCCAGCCAGTCCGGCCACACGGTGCGGATCCAGACCGCCTCCAGGTGGCGGGACGGGTTGCCGTTCTGGGTGTACATGGGGAACACCACCAGGTGCTCCAGGCCGTCCTCGCGCTGCCGCTCGGGGTGGAAGGCGTTCAGGGAGTCGAGGAAGTCGGGGACGCCGAAGCCGCCGTCCCGCCATTCGCGCAGGTCGGCCTGTACGGCGGCGAGGTAGGCGGCGTCGTGGGGGAAGCGCGGCGCGAGGCGCTCCACGCCGGCGAGCACACGGTCCAGGATCGGCGCGGCGGCGGCGGTGTCGTCGACGGAGCCGTCCTTGGCGGTCAGGGGACGCAGGTCCTCGACGGCGGCGGCGAGCGCGGCGAAGTCGGCGTCGTCGTCGCGGCGGCCCGCGGCGCTCTCCGGGACGCGCGCGGCCCAGGTGACGACGTTGCCCCACAGGCGGGTGTGGCGCAGGTCGCCGATGGAGTCGTCGCCGAACAGGTCGGAGTCGGCGAACACCACGACCCGGCCGCGGCCGTGCCGCAGCGCCACGGCGAGCGGACGGCCGGCGGGGTCGGCGGTGGGTGAGGTGCGGAACAGGACGGTGGCGTCGCCTGGCGCGGTGAGCACGCCGGCGCGGTAGAAGCAGGCCTCGCGCGCGCCGGCGGTGAGGTCCTCGCCGGCGCCGTCGAGCTCGGGGGTGCCGAGCACCCAGGCGGCGACGCCGTTGTAGCAGGCGGCGGGGTCCTGGACGGTGGTGTGCTCGACCTCGACGCCGAACCTCGCGAGCAGTTCGGCGAGGTTGTTGCCGTACTTGTCCTGCTCGTGCTCGGCCAGCACGAGCAGGCCGCCGCCGTCGGCGACGTACCGCTCGATCGTGTCGATCTCCCCGGCGGGGAACACGGGGCTGCCGGTGCCGGTGGTGCGCTCCCAGCGCGTGCCGGCCGGGTGCGCGACGACGAACACGTCGGCGGCGGCGAGCAGTGCCGGGGTGAGGGGCCCCTCGGCGTGCGCGGTGACGGTGTGGCCGAGGCCGCGCAGCACTTCGGCGGCGCGCGCGTAGCTGTTGTCGTCGGGGTGCGCGGGGTTGATGGCCTCGGCGACCTCGCGCCGGATCGTCCACGATTCGCTGTGCGCTTCGTCGAACAGCACCCGCGGGAAAGCCGTCATCGTCGTCCACCCCTCCTCGTACAGAAAATATCCGGCATCGTACCGATTTATACGGAAAATATACACAGGGATGTGGGTGAAGCGGGAACTCGTGTCGCGCCGGGCCGGTGCGGCGACGGCCGGTGTCCGCGCCACGCGCCGCGGCCCCGGGGACCGAGCCGCCGGGAGGCGATCGCAGCGCGCTCAACGACCGATTGCAACTGCGTGACGGCAGCGTGTTGAGGCTTGTCGAGTGCCGGTACCGCTGCGACGCTGGTAACACACTGATCGGGAATTGGAGGCGGAGATGCCCCGCCTGTACCATCTCGTCGCGGGGTTAGGCGCTCTTGGATCGCTCGCCCTCGGCGTGCACCCTCACCCAAGCGGCTCGACCGACCGAGTGACGCCTGGAACGGTCCGGGTCGAGGCCCGGTCCCACGTGACGATCAACCTGCTCGACGACCGGGGGGTCATCCAGCAGGTGGTCCGCGAGTACGACACCCCGGTGGGTTCCGGGAGCGGTTTCGTGGTGGCGCCTGACGGGGTCGTCGTCACCGCGACCGGTGTCGTGCAGTCCGGCAAGGACCCCGCGGTGTACGCCGCCAACCGCGCGTTCGCCGAGTACTTCGACGTGAACATCCCCGCCGACTTCTCCCGTCACAAGCTCAAGGACCCCGGCCTCAACCGCCGGCTCCAGGCCTGCTACCCGCCGCAGGGGGCCAACTCCACCTGCATCATCACGGCCGCCACCAAGGTCACCGTGTTCCCGTTCGCCGACCCGCCGGCCCCCGAGGGCTACCCGGCCGACCTGCTGCACACCGGCGCGTCCGCCGGGGCTCCGGCCGTGCTCAAGATGGCCAAAGGCGGCGAGGACTCCACCCTGCCGACGGTCCCGCTCGGCGCGTCGCTCGGCAGCGGCATCGAGTCGGTGGACGCGATCGGCACGCCGGTCCGGCCGAACGCCAAGACGCCGCCGAAGGTCGTGACGGCGCACCTCGACCCGCCGGGGGGCCGCACGTTCAAGGCCGCCGAGCGCGGCAAGCTCGACGACTTCCTGGACGACGACGGCCAGGGGGCCGCCGTGATCGACGACGGCAAGAGCGAGGTCATCGGCATGCTCGCCGGTGGCGGCGGCACGGCGCAGACCCTGACCCCCGTGGAGGACATCCGCACGGCCCTGGTCGCCGCCGGCGTCACCCCCCGCCGGGGTCCGGTGGACGTGGTGTACGAGACGGCCCTGGCCCCCTACCACAACAAGTTCTACGCCAACTCGGTGCCGGTGCTGGAGCAGGTGCTGCGCCTGCGACCCGACCACGCGGTCGCGCAGGACCACCTGCGGTTCGCGCGCGCCAACCGCGGCGCCGCGCCGTCGGCGTCCCGTACATCCACCGCGGCCGCCGGTGTCCCGGCACCCGACCGCGTCACCTGGTCCCCGTTGGCGCTCGGCGCGGCCGGGGTGGTCCTCGCCGCCGTCATCGTGGCGATCGCCGTCCCTCTCACCGTCCGCAGGCGCCGCCGCGCCGCCACGGCGCAGCCGCCGCTCGAACCGGTGAGCACCGCCGCGACCCGGCCGCCGCACGGCACCATCGAGTTCCCCGCCGCCGGCGGGGGTTCCCACCCGCCGGTCCCCCGTCCCGCCGGGCCGCCGGCCCTGGCGGCCACCGGCGCGCCGGACACGAGGCCGGCCCCGTCCGGGCCCGAGACGTCGGGGCCGAGGGCCCGCGCCGCGGGGCCGGAGGCCGACAGGTCGGCCGACACCTGGGTCGCGGGGGCCCGCAGGCCGGGTGCCGACTCTCGTGACGGCGACGGGCCGGGGACGGCGCCGCAGCCCGCGGTAGGGTCGGCCGGTGCCCCCATGCCGTCCGCAGGCGCGTCCGGTGACGCGTCCGCCGGTGGGGGGCCGTCCGGTCAGCTGCAGTTCTGCACGCAGTGCGGCATGCGGCTCGGCAAGGCGCACCGGTTCTGCGGGTTCTGCGGTCACGCGGTGGAGCGATGAGCGAGCAAGGGTTCTCCATGCCGCCGCTGGCCGGCGCGCGGGTCGGCGACTACGACGTGGAGGCCGTGGTCGGCCGAGGCGGCATGGCCACGGTGTACCGGGCCAGGGACCGCAGGCTCGGCCGGGCCGTCGCGCTCAAGGTGCTCGCGCCGCAGCTCACGCAGGACCCCCGGTTCCGTGACCGGTTCGTCCGGGAGTCGCGGCTGGTCGCGGCGGTGGACCACCCCAACATCATCCCGATCTACGAGGCGGGGGAACGCGACGACCTGCTGTTCATCGCGATGCGGTACGTCGAGGGGTCCGACCTGCGCGACGTGATCCAGTCGTCCGGCGCGCTGCCGGTGGCCCGCGCGTACCGGCTGTTCACGCAGATCGCCTCGGCGCTGGACGCGGCGCACCAGAACGGGCTGGTGCACCGCGACGTCAAACCGGCGAACATCCTGGTGACCGAGGGGTCCGAGCGGGACCCCGAGCACATCTACCTCACCGACTTCGGGCTGACCAAGAGCACGTTCTCGGAGGCCGGGCTGACCAGCCACGGTCATTTCATGGGGACGCCGCGGTACGTCGCGCCTGAGCAGATCCGCGGGCTCACCGTGGACGGCCGCAGCGACCTGTACGCGTTCGCGTGCGTGGTGTACGAGGCGCTGGCGGGTCAGCCGCCGTTCCAGCGGGAGACCGAGCTGGCGCTGCTGTACGCGCACGTGTCGCACGAGCCGCCGCCGCTGACGCCGTACCGGCAGGACCTGCCGCACGCGGTGAACCGCGTCATGGCGCGCGCGCTCGCCAAGACCCCCGGCGAGCGGTTCGGCACCTGCGGCGAGTTCGTGACCGCGCTGCGCGACGCGATCAGCGGCGAGGACGACGCGCACAGCCCGCCGCGGGGCCGCACCACGTGGCCGCCGGCCGAGGGCCCGGTGCCGCGGCCCTCGGTGGAGCACCAGCCCGCGCGGACACCTCCGGAGGGCCGTCCCTCCTGGAACCCGCCGGACGGCCACCACCCCGGCCCCTCGTCGTACCCGCCGCCGGCCTCAGGCGGTCACAGCGTGCCGGGTCAGGGGGGGTACCTGCCGGCCGGCCAGGACGGCCAC
The window above is part of the Sphaerisporangium rubeum genome. Proteins encoded here:
- a CDS encoding DUF3105 domain-containing protein, producing the protein MAKERTQARREQLAKVRAAQKRKERRAALLMWGTGGLIIAVLVGVVGYYVINERAKSSLDGVTTYSYKGAGHTSAKVTYKENPPVGGEHNPTWQLCKVYDEPVNNENAVHSMEHGAVWITYRPDLPKPQVDKLKALVTTDYMVLSPYPGLSAPVVVSSWNHQLKLNSADDPRLPKYISKYKQNPSTTPEYGATCGGSGSTDLPAAQNPLPDKAATPEPSASGTAPAPDPTMPSDTAAPSATPSS
- a CDS encoding threonine aldolase family protein — protein: MTDARRRHDPRVRWFASDNYAGAHPEILEAVALANGGHQPAYGEDVYTEALGDVFRRHFGDDAEVWPVFNGTGANVVALRAMTSPWEAVVCAYSSHLNTDEGGAPEQSGGIKLRMVTTPDGKLTPELIDQEAWGFGDEHRAQPRVVSISQSTELGSLYTPEEIAAVTAHAHGLGMVVHLDGSRLANAAAALDVPLRALTTDAGVDVLSFGGTKSGLMFGEAVVVLNRDAARGMIYLRKSSMQLASKMRFVSAQFEALLAGDLWLRNARRANAMAALLAETVRAIPGVTVTRPVQANAVFAMLPRAVADRVRKRFRFYTWDEATGEVRWMTSFDTTESDIEAFAAAITEEMATG
- a CDS encoding zinc ribbon domain-containing protein, whose product is MTINLLDDRGVIQQVVREYDTPVGSGSGFVVAPDGVVVTATGVVQSGKDPAVYAANRAFAEYFDVNIPADFSRHKLKDPGLNRRLQACYPPQGANSTCIITAATKVTVFPFADPPAPEGYPADLLHTGASAGAPAVLKMAKGGEDSTLPTVPLGASLGSGIESVDAIGTPVRPNAKTPPKVVTAHLDPPGGRTFKAAERGKLDDFLDDDGQGAAVIDDGKSEVIGMLAGGGGTAQTLTPVEDIRTALVAAGVTPRRGPVDVVYETALAPYHNKFYANSVPVLEQVLRLRPDHAVAQDHLRFARANRGAAPSASRTSTAAAGVPAPDRVTWSPLALGAAGVVLAAVIVAIAVPLTVRRRRRAATAQPPLEPVSTAATRPPHGTIEFPAAGGGSHPPVPRPAGPPALAATGAPDTRPAPSGPETSGPRARAAGPEADRSADTWVAGARRPGADSRDGDGPGTAPQPAVGSAGAPMPSAGASGDASAGGGPSGQLQFCTQCGMRLGKAHRFCGFCGHAVER
- a CDS encoding DUF305 domain-containing protein, with protein sequence MNLSRTRQILVVLVACALTAVVTVFVTRAAGPPGDDSPEAGFARDMAVHHAQAAEMGFSLRDNSDDQPIRNLAYDIITTQTAQRGMFGGWLQQWGLNQASDRPPMAWMAGHGGHGAAASPSPGGVPRMPGMASDEEMERLKATKGKDGEILFLQLMIRHHEGGVDMAKALLKLSNRPEVRTMAQHIVDTQDSEIQLMTEMLTARGAKPYPSILTE
- a CDS encoding DUF6421 family protein translates to MTAFPRVLFDEAHSESWTIRREVAEAINPAHPDDNSYARAAEVLRGLGHTVTAHAEGPLTPALLAAADVFVVAHPAGTRWERTTGTGSPVFPAGEIDTIERYVADGGGLLVLAEHEQDKYGNNLAELLARFGVEVEHTTVQDPAACYNGVAAWVLGTPELDGAGEDLTAGAREACFYRAGVLTAPGDATVLFRTSPTADPAGRPLAVALRHGRGRVVVFADSDLFGDDSIGDLRHTRLWGNVVTWAARVPESAAGRRDDDADFAALAAAVEDLRPLTAKDGSVDDTAAAAPILDRVLAGVERLAPRFPHDAAYLAAVQADLREWRDGGFGVPDFLDSLNAFHPERQREDGLEHLVVFPMYTQNGNPSRHLEAVWIRTVWPDWLAALERDRYDNPMFVPIAFSGFTAGYDTNSAVLFPETVAVRETPPRFTWGAIFCDREAARFRSVSRAAAETLKLALPPDAARLLDSQDLAQDTFVLWDLVHDRTHSHGDLPFDPFMIKQRMPYWLYSLEELRCDLTAFGEAVRLEAEGVPQARYVQYAILFDRLFRFPITGERVRNYDGLGGQLLFAYLHRNDVVRWTDNRLSVDWDRVAPCVADLRGEVEKLYRDGIDRSKLAHWLAAHRLVAAYVAPHPASVWARGVEALPVDGFPKAVVDAVLPDEFPLSMFYEALRRKLAAVIEATKGIRP
- a CDS encoding SDR family oxidoreductase → MSSVPSENRPRVVVVAGAGGPTGQAVTGRLAARGDIVIGVGRHAADGVEAVDLTDFAAVRDLAGRVEREHGHVDGVVHLVGGWRGSKTFAETDLADWDALHTQLIRTLQHVTLAFEPLLRAGGDGRFAIVSATAARRPTQGGAVYAAAKAAAEAWTLALADSLRDTGSAATILVVKALVNDAMRAASPEKTFPGYTDVTALGDAVASLWDRPASEVNGERLDLTT
- the ald gene encoding alanine dehydrogenase: MKVGVPREVKDNEYRVALTPAGAHEFTARGHEVLVERGAGTGSSIPDEQFARAGAVIVDSAEEVWRDGELILKVKEPISSEYSLMREGQVLFTYLHLAASRKLTMAMLESGVTGIAYETVQTATGALPLLAPMSEVAGRIAPQVGAYHLMRQGGGRGVLMGGVAGVYPAKVVVLGAGVSGMNAAVVALGMQAEVLILDKNIDRLRQADTIYRGHLRTVASNAYEIERAVLGADLVIGAVLVPGAKAPKLISNELVSRMKPGSVLVDISIDQGGAFEDSRPTTHAHPTYKVHGSVFYCVANMPGAVPHTSTYALTNVTLPYATAIADKGWRAALADDPALAHGLNVHAGRLTNHPVGQAHGVEAVDPEELLR
- a CDS encoding serine/threonine-protein kinase — its product is MSEQGFSMPPLAGARVGDYDVEAVVGRGGMATVYRARDRRLGRAVALKVLAPQLTQDPRFRDRFVRESRLVAAVDHPNIIPIYEAGERDDLLFIAMRYVEGSDLRDVIQSSGALPVARAYRLFTQIASALDAAHQNGLVHRDVKPANILVTEGSERDPEHIYLTDFGLTKSTFSEAGLTSHGHFMGTPRYVAPEQIRGLTVDGRSDLYAFACVVYEALAGQPPFQRETELALLYAHVSHEPPPLTPYRQDLPHAVNRVMARALAKTPGERFGTCGEFVTALRDAISGEDDAHSPPRGRTTWPPAEGPVPRPSVEHQPARTPPEGRPSWNPPDGHHPGPSSYPPPASGGHSVPGQGGYLPAGQDGHSLPPGYERYGHGDPAQLTHPGAEPARKKRGAPVGVLAGAGAVVVALAVAAWLLFGQGTSPLAAPDKRYPGTTAAPFSFEYPGTWSAVTHADEYVVVSPAAQQFDALFSVPIASDWSAVNQLLASSPGQATGVFARVSDTITTSDSPESLRRSLSFVLPGPAEFASAPSTATIGGRPAFKLTGVVNDPAQQGRLDLVVYIVGRGQGQPVALIAFYCPPAKCDATAIDHLLGTLTFT